One region of Streptomyces rishiriensis genomic DNA includes:
- a CDS encoding DUF6397 family protein: MSGNTVTRPHSTSCTPSRAARELDLKRSEFDLAVHLGRVRTVPDEGEGGRRVARAEIQRLRSEPRFPEALRASVRAVGTGEGAALMGVPPARFTRLARLGLVVPVRFYLNRYRVVVWLYLADEIEQFATDGTNAFLLAGRTPEVLRSQLAAGVDLRPRNWRGRHLGFLHRQAENPWQRAGALAGFLDPLQVAEIVKDPYERSHLNRFRPGPPAHSTPGTPAAHLVEKIMTADDPDEIDWLSYDLERTLDEARAEQPAPRPSPKPAPTPLAGPPQPPGRPDRPNRGLLPWLRRRSG; the protein is encoded by the coding sequence ATGTCCGGCAACACCGTCACACGACCACACTCCACTTCCTGCACGCCGAGCCGGGCAGCGCGGGAACTGGACCTGAAGCGAAGCGAGTTCGACCTCGCCGTGCACCTCGGGCGCGTCAGGACCGTGCCCGACGAGGGCGAAGGGGGTCGCCGGGTGGCCCGGGCGGAGATCCAACGTCTGCGGTCGGAGCCCCGCTTCCCCGAAGCGCTGCGGGCGAGCGTGCGGGCCGTGGGCACCGGTGAAGGCGCAGCCCTCATGGGCGTGCCCCCGGCCCGGTTCACCCGCCTCGCGCGACTGGGACTGGTGGTGCCCGTCAGGTTCTACCTGAACCGCTACCGGGTCGTCGTCTGGCTCTATCTCGCCGACGAGATCGAGCAGTTCGCCACCGACGGGACCAACGCCTTCCTGCTGGCGGGCCGCACCCCCGAGGTGCTTCGCAGCCAGCTGGCCGCGGGTGTCGACCTGCGGCCCCGGAACTGGCGGGGACGCCACCTGGGCTTCTTGCACCGGCAGGCCGAAAACCCCTGGCAACGCGCCGGAGCACTGGCCGGGTTCCTCGACCCGCTCCAGGTCGCGGAGATCGTCAAGGACCCCTACGAACGCTCCCACCTGAACAGGTTCCGGCCGGGACCGCCGGCCCACAGCACACCCGGCACGCCGGCCGCGCACCTCGTCGAGAAGATCATGACGGCCGACGATCCCGACGAGATCGACTGGCTGAGCTACGACCTGGAACGAACCCTGGACGAGGCCCGAGCCGAGCAGCCCGCGCCGCGGCCCTCCCCCAAACCGGCCCCGACGCCCCTGGCCGGACCACCGCAGCCGCCCGGCCGACCCGACCGGCCGAACCGCGGTCTGCTGCCCTGGCTGCGCCGCCGAAGCGGGTGA
- a CDS encoding type B 50S ribosomal protein L31, with protein sequence MQQDKQPDYHAVVFRDRTAGYAFLTRSTATSDQTIEWDDGETYPVVDVEISSESHPFYTGKARTVDTEGRVARFERRYGDGGAMT encoded by the coding sequence ATGCAGCAGGACAAGCAGCCCGACTACCACGCGGTCGTGTTCCGCGACCGGACCGCCGGTTACGCCTTCCTGACGCGGTCCACCGCCACCAGCGACCAGACCATCGAGTGGGACGACGGCGAGACCTACCCGGTCGTGGATGTGGAGATCTCCTCCGAGAGCCACCCCTTCTACACCGGCAAGGCGCGCACCGTGGACACGGAGGGCCGGGTCGCCCGCTTCGAGCGGCGCTACGGCGACGGCGGAGCGATGACCTGA
- a CDS encoding DUF742 domain-containing protein, with amino-acid sequence MTEDMTGAPRELGSQWYDNEAGPLVRPYAMTGGRTKPGPTGVRFDLIALVTLDPGAPSTDGMALGPEHRSLIGLCRTETQSVAELSAGADLPVGVVRVLLGDLLELGCVTVSRPVPPAQLPDERILREVIEGLRAL; translated from the coding sequence ATGACCGAGGACATGACCGGCGCCCCGCGCGAGCTGGGCAGCCAGTGGTACGACAACGAGGCAGGCCCGCTCGTCCGCCCGTACGCCATGACGGGCGGGCGCACGAAACCGGGACCCACCGGAGTGCGCTTCGACCTGATCGCCCTGGTCACCCTGGATCCGGGCGCGCCGAGCACGGACGGCATGGCGCTCGGACCCGAACACCGCTCCCTCATCGGGCTCTGCCGGACGGAGACCCAGTCCGTCGCCGAGCTCTCGGCGGGCGCGGACCTTCCCGTGGGCGTGGTCCGGGTGCTCCTCGGAGACCTGCTGGAACTCGGTTGCGTCACCGTCAGCCGCCCGGTCCCGCCCGCCCAGCTGCCCGACGAACGGATCCTGCGCGAGGTGATCGAGGGGCTGCGAGCGCTGTAG
- a CDS encoding PPOX class F420-dependent oxidoreductase, whose amino-acid sequence MAQKMTDEEWRAFVAYGTRTGKLSTVRADGSPHVAPIWFLLDGDEVVFNTGKDTVKGRNLARDGRVALCVDDDRPPFDYVVLRGRARISEDPDELRHWATRIAARYMGDERAEEFGARNGVPGELLVRVAVDKVLAQKRVAD is encoded by the coding sequence ATGGCACAGAAGATGACCGATGAGGAATGGCGGGCCTTCGTCGCGTACGGGACCCGCACCGGAAAACTGTCCACGGTACGGGCCGACGGAAGTCCGCATGTGGCGCCGATCTGGTTCCTGCTCGACGGGGACGAAGTGGTGTTCAACACCGGCAAGGACACGGTGAAGGGGCGCAATCTGGCGCGGGACGGCCGGGTCGCCCTCTGCGTGGACGACGACCGGCCGCCCTTCGACTACGTGGTGCTGCGTGGCCGGGCCCGCATCTCGGAGGACCCCGACGAGCTCCGGCACTGGGCGACTCGTATCGCCGCGCGCTACATGGGTGACGAGCGCGCCGAGGAGTTCGGTGCCCGCAACGGGGTTCCGGGCGAACTGCTCGTGCGCGTCGCCGTCGACAAGGTCCTGGCGCAGAAGCGCGTCGCGGACTGA
- a CDS encoding DEAD/DEAH box helicase, whose translation MTLIDQLPPTADPDALYEAFESWAQERGLTLYPHQEEALIEVVSGANVIVSTPTGSGKSMIAAAAHFAALARDEVTFYTAPIKALVSEKFFELCKIFGTENVGMLTGDASVNSDAPVICCTAEVLASIALRDGKHADVGQVVMDEFHFYAEGDRGWAWQIPILELPQAQFVLMSATLGDVSFFEKDLARRTGRPTSVVRSATRPVPLSYEYRYTPMTETLSDLLVTKQAPVYIVHFTQAQAVERAQALMSINMCSREEKERIADLIGSFRFTTKFGQNLSRYVRHGIGVHHAGMLPKYRRLVEKLAQAGLLKVICGTDTLGVGVNVPIRTVLFTALTKYDGNRVRTLRAREFHQIAGRAGRAGFDTAGLVVAQAPEHVIENEKALNKAGDDPKKRRKVVRKKAPEGFVGWTENTFDKLIESDPEPLTSRFRVTHTMLLSVIARPGNAFEAMRHLLEDNHEPRKQQLRHIRRAIAIYRSLLDGGVVEKLDEPDATGRVVRLTVDLQQDFALNQPLSTFALAAFELLDPESPSYALDMVSVVESTLDDPRQILAAQQNKARGEAVAEMKADGVEYEERMERLQDISYPKPLEELLFHAYDTYRKSHPWVGDHPLSPKSVIRDMYERAMSFTELVSHYELARTEGIVLRYLAGAYKALDHTVPDDLKSEDLQDLVQWLGEMVRQVDSSLLDEWEQLANPAEMTAEEAQEKADEVKPVTANPRAFRVLVRNAMFRRVELAALDHVGELGEMDGESGWDADAWGEAMDKYWDEYDDLGTGPDARGPKLLIIKEEPENALWRVRQIFDDPNDDHDWGISAEVDLTASDAEGRAVVRVTSVGQL comes from the coding sequence GTGACCCTCATCGATCAGTTGCCGCCGACCGCAGATCCCGACGCCCTGTACGAAGCCTTCGAGTCCTGGGCGCAGGAGCGTGGTCTGACGCTCTACCCCCACCAGGAGGAGGCGCTGATCGAGGTGGTCTCCGGGGCGAACGTGATCGTGTCGACGCCCACCGGCTCCGGCAAGAGCATGATCGCGGCGGCCGCTCACTTCGCGGCTCTCGCCCGTGACGAGGTCACCTTCTACACGGCTCCGATCAAGGCGCTGGTGTCGGAGAAGTTCTTCGAGCTGTGCAAGATCTTCGGCACGGAGAACGTCGGCATGCTGACCGGCGACGCGTCCGTGAACTCCGACGCCCCGGTCATCTGCTGCACCGCCGAGGTGCTCGCCTCGATCGCCTTGCGCGACGGCAAGCACGCGGATGTCGGCCAGGTCGTCATGGACGAGTTCCACTTCTACGCGGAGGGCGACCGCGGCTGGGCGTGGCAGATCCCGATCCTGGAGCTGCCCCAGGCGCAGTTCGTGCTCATGTCGGCCACGCTCGGCGACGTGTCGTTCTTCGAGAAGGACCTCGCCCGGCGCACCGGCCGCCCCACGTCGGTGGTCCGCTCGGCGACCCGACCGGTGCCGCTGTCCTACGAGTACCGGTACACCCCGATGACGGAGACGCTCAGCGACCTGCTGGTCACCAAGCAGGCGCCCGTCTACATCGTGCACTTCACACAGGCGCAGGCGGTGGAGCGGGCACAGGCGCTGATGAGCATCAACATGTGCTCGCGCGAGGAGAAGGAACGGATCGCCGACCTGATCGGCAGCTTCCGCTTCACCACGAAGTTCGGCCAGAACCTCTCGCGCTACGTACGGCACGGCATCGGCGTCCACCACGCCGGCATGCTGCCCAAGTACCGGCGTCTGGTGGAGAAGCTCGCCCAGGCGGGCCTGTTGAAGGTGATCTGCGGTACGGACACGCTCGGCGTGGGCGTCAACGTGCCCATCCGGACCGTGCTGTTCACCGCGTTGACCAAGTACGACGGCAACCGGGTGCGCACGCTGCGGGCCCGCGAGTTCCACCAGATCGCGGGCCGGGCCGGCCGGGCCGGCTTCGACACCGCGGGCCTGGTGGTGGCCCAGGCTCCCGAGCACGTCATCGAGAACGAGAAGGCGCTCAACAAGGCCGGTGACGACCCGAAGAAGCGTCGCAAGGTGGTGCGCAAGAAGGCGCCCGAGGGATTCGTGGGCTGGACGGAGAACACCTTCGACAAGCTCATCGAGTCCGACCCGGAGCCGCTGACGTCCCGTTTCCGGGTCACGCACACGATGCTGCTCTCGGTGATCGCCCGGCCCGGCAACGCCTTCGAGGCGATGCGGCATCTGCTGGAGGACAATCACGAGCCGCGCAAGCAGCAGCTTCGGCACATCCGGCGCGCGATCGCGATCTACCGCTCGCTGCTGGACGGCGGCGTCGTCGAGAAGCTCGACGAACCGGACGCCACCGGCCGCGTCGTCCGCCTCACCGTGGACCTCCAGCAGGACTTCGCTCTGAACCAGCCGCTGTCCACCTTCGCGCTGGCCGCGTTCGAACTCCTCGACCCGGAGTCGCCTTCCTACGCTCTCGACATGGTCTCCGTCGTGGAATCCACGTTGGACGACCCGCGTCAGATCCTCGCCGCCCAGCAGAACAAGGCCCGCGGTGAGGCGGTGGCCGAGATGAAGGCTGACGGCGTCGAGTACGAGGAGCGGATGGAGCGCCTCCAGGACATCTCGTACCCGAAGCCCCTGGAGGAGCTGCTCTTCCACGCGTACGACACCTACCGCAAGAGCCACCCGTGGGTGGGCGACCATCCGTTGTCGCCGAAGTCCGTCATCCGTGACATGTACGAGCGGGCGATGTCCTTCACCGAGCTGGTGTCCCACTACGAGCTGGCCCGCACCGAGGGCATCGTGCTGCGCTACCTGGCCGGCGCCTACAAGGCCCTCGACCACACCGTCCCGGACGACCTCAAGTCGGAGGATCTGCAGGACCTGGTGCAGTGGCTGGGCGAGATGGTGCGCCAGGTGGACTCGAGCCTGCTGGACGAGTGGGAGCAGCTCGCGAACCCGGCGGAGATGACCGCCGAGGAGGCCCAGGAGAAGGCCGACGAGGTCAAGCCGGTCACGGCGAACCCGCGTGCCTTCCGGGTCCTGGTCCGCAACGCGATGTTCCGCCGCGTCGAGCTCGCCGCCCTCGACCACGTCGGCGAACTGGGCGAGATGGACGGCGAGTCCGGTTGGGACGCCGATGCCTGGGGCGAGGCGATGGACAAGTACTGGGACGAGTACGACGACCTCGGCACCGGTCCGGACGCCCGGGGCCCCAAGTTGCTCATCATCAAGGAGGAACCGGAGAACGCCCTGTGGCGGGTCCGGCAGATCTTCGACGACCCGAACGACGACCACGACTGGGGCATCAGCGCGGAGGTCGACCTCACGGCCTCCGACGCCGAGGGCCGCGCGGTCGTCCGCGTCACCAGCGTCGGCCAGTTGTGA
- a CDS encoding roadblock/LC7 domain-containing protein, with protein MAQNQGLGWLLDDLTERVDHVRHALVLSNDGLVAGASAGLLREDAEHLAAVSSGLHSLAKGSGRHFGAGRVRQTMIEFDDAVLFVTAAGTGSCLCVLSEAEADMGQIAYEMTLLVNRVGEHLTVDARQPDRAPLDEL; from the coding sequence ATGGCGCAGAACCAGGGGCTGGGCTGGTTGTTGGACGACCTGACCGAGCGCGTCGACCACGTACGGCACGCGCTCGTCCTGTCCAACGACGGGCTGGTGGCGGGGGCGAGCGCGGGACTGCTGCGGGAGGACGCGGAGCACCTCGCCGCCGTCTCGTCCGGACTGCACAGCCTGGCCAAGGGCTCGGGACGGCATTTCGGCGCGGGCCGGGTACGCCAGACGATGATCGAGTTCGACGACGCGGTGCTGTTCGTCACCGCCGCGGGCACCGGCAGCTGTCTGTGCGTACTCAGCGAGGCGGAGGCCGACATGGGCCAGATCGCCTACGAGATGACCCTGCTCGTCAACCGGGTCGGAGAGCACCTCACCGTGGACGCACGGCAGCCCGACCGCGCACCACTCGACGAGCTCTGA
- a CDS encoding metal-dependent hydrolase, translated as MMGPAHSLSGAAAWLGVGAAAAAAGHTMPWPVLLAGALICAGAALAPDLDHKAATISRAFGPVSRWLCEIVDKLSYAVYKGTRKQGDPRRSGGHRTLTHTWLWAVMIGGGASALAVTGGRWAVLALLFVHMVLAIEGLLWRAARGSSSDVLVWLLAATSAWILAGVLDKPGNGSDWLFTDPGQQYLWLGLPIVLGALVHDIGDALTVSGCPVLWPIPIGRKRWYPIGPPKVMRFRAGSWVELKVLMPVFMLLGGVGGAAALNYI; from the coding sequence ATGATGGGACCAGCACATTCACTGTCGGGGGCGGCCGCCTGGCTCGGCGTCGGTGCGGCCGCCGCGGCTGCCGGGCACACGATGCCCTGGCCGGTCCTCCTCGCGGGTGCGCTGATCTGTGCCGGAGCGGCGCTCGCCCCGGACCTCGACCACAAGGCGGCCACCATCTCCCGGGCCTTCGGACCCGTCTCGCGCTGGCTGTGCGAGATCGTCGACAAGCTCTCCTACGCCGTCTACAAGGGCACGAGGAAGCAGGGCGACCCGCGCCGCTCCGGTGGTCACCGCACCCTGACGCACACCTGGCTGTGGGCCGTCATGATCGGCGGAGGCGCCTCGGCGCTGGCCGTCACCGGTGGCCGCTGGGCGGTCCTGGCGCTCCTCTTCGTGCACATGGTGCTGGCGATCGAGGGACTGCTGTGGCGGGCCGCCCGGGGATCCAGCAGCGATGTACTGGTGTGGCTGCTGGCCGCCACCAGCGCATGGATCCTCGCCGGTGTCCTGGACAAGCCCGGCAACGGCTCGGACTGGCTGTTCACCGACCCGGGTCAGCAGTACCTGTGGCTGGGACTGCCGATCGTGCTGGGCGCCCTGGTGCACGACATCGGCGACGCCCTGACCGTCTCGGGCTGCCCGGTCCTGTGGCCCATCCCCATCGGGCGCAAGCGCTGGTACCCGATCGGGCCGCCCAAGGTGATGCGGTTCCGGGCCGGCAGCTGGGTCGAGCTGAAGGTGCTGATGCCCGTGTTCATGCTGCTCGGGGGAGTCGGCGGCGCGGCCGCCCTCAACTACATCTGA
- a CDS encoding acyl-CoA thioesterase, with protein MTNPAERLVDLLDLEQIEVNIFRGRSPQESLQRVFGGQVAGQALVAAGRTTDGDRPVHSLHAYFLRPGRPGVPIVYQVERVRDGRSFTTRRVTAVQQGRTIFNLTASFHKPEEGPFEHQLPPAREVPDPESLPTVVEEIRKHLGALPEQLERMARRQPFDIRYADPLRWSAEEVKEAEPRSAVWMRAVGPLGDDPLVHTCALTYASDMTLLDAVRLPVEPLWGPRNFDMASLDHAMWFHRPFRADEWFLYDQESPIATGGRGLARGRIYDLEGRLLVSVVQEGLFRAL; from the coding sequence ATGACGAATCCCGCCGAGAGGCTCGTCGACCTGCTCGACCTCGAGCAGATCGAGGTCAACATCTTCCGCGGCCGCAGTCCGCAGGAGTCCCTGCAGCGGGTCTTCGGTGGCCAGGTTGCGGGCCAGGCACTGGTCGCGGCCGGCCGGACCACCGATGGGGACCGGCCCGTGCACTCGCTGCACGCGTACTTCCTGCGGCCGGGCCGTCCGGGTGTGCCCATCGTGTACCAGGTCGAGCGGGTGCGGGACGGGCGGTCCTTCACGACCCGCCGGGTCACCGCCGTGCAGCAGGGGCGCACGATCTTCAATCTCACCGCCTCCTTTCACAAGCCTGAGGAAGGTCCCTTCGAGCACCAGTTGCCGCCGGCTCGCGAGGTCCCGGACCCGGAGTCCCTGCCGACGGTCGTCGAGGAGATCCGGAAGCATCTGGGCGCGTTGCCCGAGCAGTTGGAGCGGATGGCGCGCCGCCAGCCCTTCGACATCCGGTACGCGGACCCGTTGCGCTGGAGCGCCGAGGAGGTCAAGGAGGCGGAGCCGCGCAGCGCGGTGTGGATGCGCGCGGTCGGGCCGCTGGGCGACGATCCGCTCGTCCACACCTGCGCGCTCACCTACGCCAGCGACATGACCCTTCTGGACGCCGTCCGCCTCCCGGTCGAGCCCCTGTGGGGTCCGCGCAACTTCGACATGGCGTCGCTGGACCACGCGATGTGGTTCCACCGGCCGTTCCGCGCCGACGAGTGGTTCCTGTACGACCAGGAGTCGCCGATCGCCACCGGCGGGCGCGGGCTGGCCCGCGGACGGATCTACGACCTGGAGGGGCGCCTGCTGGTGTCCGTGGTGCAGGAGGGTTTGTTCCGGGCACTGTAG
- a CDS encoding DUF5709 domain-containing protein, translated as MNSADGWGDDVYQPDASDIQDDAGLLDAEDTLENDGVDDPLDRGWSPPDRPWAVEHDGVTAAERREGETLEQRLAEETPELDAPDGDGLGDCDGTDGELLDNEVGSARSGRLVAPDEGAHEDEESALIATDVGIDGAAASAEEAAMHIVDEDALSG; from the coding sequence GTGAACAGTGCCGACGGATGGGGGGACGACGTCTATCAGCCCGACGCGTCCGACATCCAGGACGACGCGGGACTGCTCGATGCCGAGGACACGCTGGAGAACGACGGCGTCGACGACCCCCTCGACCGCGGCTGGTCCCCTCCGGACCGCCCCTGGGCGGTGGAACACGATGGTGTGACCGCCGCGGAGCGCCGTGAGGGCGAGACCCTGGAACAGCGGCTCGCGGAGGAGACTCCGGAACTCGACGCGCCCGACGGCGACGGCCTCGGCGATTGCGACGGCACCGACGGGGAACTCCTCGACAACGAGGTCGGCTCCGCTCGCTCCGGCAGGCTCGTGGCGCCGGACGAAGGAGCCCACGAGGACGAGGAGAGCGCACTGATCGCCACGGACGTGGGCATCGACGGCGCGGCGGCCTCCGCCGAGGAGGCCGCGATGCACATCGTCGACGAGGACGCCCTGTCCGGCTGA
- a CDS encoding GTP-binding protein: protein MVSEHSDTTGGDTAPLALKILVAGGFGVGKTTMVGAVSEIKPLRTEELLSEAGQSVDDTDGVDQKVTTTVAMDFGRITIRSGLSLYLFGTPGQDRFWFLWDELSQGALGAVVLADTRRLEDCFPAVDYFEHRHIPFVVAVNCFVGSRTYGAQDVSRALDLDGGTPVVLCDARDRASGKEVLIRLVEYAGRMHTARLLDSVS from the coding sequence ATGGTCTCCGAACACTCCGACACCACGGGCGGCGACACGGCCCCCCTGGCGTTGAAGATACTGGTCGCCGGCGGGTTCGGCGTGGGCAAGACCACCATGGTGGGCGCGGTCAGCGAGATCAAGCCGCTGCGCACCGAGGAACTGCTCAGCGAGGCTGGACAGTCGGTCGACGACACCGACGGCGTGGACCAGAAGGTCACGACGACGGTCGCCATGGACTTCGGCCGGATCACCATCCGTTCCGGCCTCTCCCTCTATCTGTTCGGCACCCCCGGCCAGGACCGCTTCTGGTTCCTGTGGGACGAACTGTCACAAGGGGCGCTGGGCGCGGTGGTCCTCGCCGACACCCGGCGTCTGGAGGACTGCTTCCCGGCGGTCGACTACTTCGAGCACCGGCACATCCCGTTCGTGGTGGCCGTCAACTGCTTCGTGGGCTCGCGGACATACGGCGCCCAGGACGTCTCGCGCGCTCTCGACCTCGACGGCGGCACCCCGGTCGTCCTGTGCGACGCCCGTGACCGCGCCTCGGGCAAGGAGGTGCTGATCCGGCTGGTCGAGTACGCCGGGCGGATGCACACCGCCCGGCTGCTCGACTCCGTGAGCTGA